GCCGGCGGTCAGCTGGCGGTGGCCAGGTACTGGCCGTCGTCAAACTGCTCCGAGGTGTCACCCTCCACCAGCACGTCGCCGTGGTAGAGCGCCTCGAAGTCAACCTTGATGACGTCAGAGCTTGAGTCGTCGATCCACATGCCTTGGAGCCTATGGGTCACTATTAAGGAATCATTGAGTCACGATTCGGAAAACAGTGAAATTCCTACCCCGGAGTAGGGTTTGCCGTCGGCCACCGACGAGTTGCGGGCCGGCCGCCGTTTGCGGTGGTCGCGGCGGATCGCGGCGGCCGGGGCCGAGGCCGTAGTCCGATAGCGGAAGGACACCCAGATCGTGCTGCACCGGATCGCTCTGCTGGCCCTGACCGCGCCGCGCCGCGTGGTCGCGGTGGCCGCGCTGGTCATGGTCGGCGCGGCCGTCTTCGGGGTGCCGGTGGCCGGCACGTTGTCCGCCGGCGGGTTCCAGGACCCCGCCGCCGAGTCGGCACAGGCCACGGCGTTGCTCACCGAGAAATTCCGCCAGAGTGATCAACAGCTGCTGGTGCTGCTCACCGCCGACGCGGGGGTCGGCGCCAAACCGGTGGCCCGCGTCGGTGCGGACATCACCGATCAGCTGACCGCGTCGCGGTGGGTGCTCAGCGTCACCTCCGCGTGGACGCCCGGCCCGCAGGCGGCCGAGCTGACCAGCCGCGACGGCCGGTCGGGGCTGATCGTGGCCAACCTCGCCGGCGGGGAGAACAACGCGCAGCGCTACGCCGACGCCCTGGCCGCCGACCTGCCCGACGACAGCGACGGGGTGCAGGTGCGTGCCGGGGGCAGCGCCATGGTCTACGCCCAGATCAACCAGCAGACCGAGCACGACCTGCTGCTGATGGAGTCGATCGCGATCCCGCTGAGCTTCCTGGTGCTGGTGTGGGTGTTCGGCGGGCTGCTGGCCGCCGCACTGCCGGTGGCGGTGGGCGCGCTGGCCATCGTCGGGTCGATGGCGGTCCTGCGCCTGATCACGTTCACCACCGACGTCTCGATCTTCGCGCTGAACCTCACCGTGGCGATGGGCCTGGCGCTGGCCATCGACTACACGCTGCTGATCGTCAGCCGGTACCGCGACGAGCTGGCCGACGGCGTCGATCCCGAGCGGGCCCTGATCCGCACGGTCGCCACCGCGGGGCGCACCGTGCTGTTCTCCGCGGTGACCGTGGCGTTGTCGGTCTCGGCGATGGTGCTGTTCCCGATGTACTTCCTCCGATCGTTCGCCTACGCCGGGGTCGCCACCGTCGCCTTCGCCGCGATCGCCGCGGTGGTGGTGACCCCCGCGGTGATCGTGCTGTTCGGGCCGCGGCTGAACATGCTCGATGTGCGCGCCCTGGCCCGCCGGCTGCTGCGCCGGGCGGTTCCGCCGCGGCGGCCGGTGCGGGAGCTGTTCTGGTACCGCTGGTCGAGCGCGGTGATGCGCCGCGCGGTGCCCGTCGGCGCGGCGGTGGTGTTGCTGCTGCTTGTGCTCGGCGCGCCGTTTCTCGGGGTCCGTTGGGGCTTCCCCGACGAGCGGGTGCTGCCGGCCTCGGCGTCGGCGCACCAGGTCGGAGATCAGCTGCGCGAGGACTTCGCCGGCGATTCGGCCACCGCGGTGACCGTGGTCGTCCCCGACGCCGACGGACTCGACCCGGCCGCGCTGGATCGCTACGGGGCCGCGCTGTCGCGGGTCGGCGACGTCGCCGCGGTGTCGACACCGACCGCCACGTTCGTCGACGGCGGCGCCTACGGCCCGCCCACGGCGGGTGGACGCGCCGACGGCAGCGCCTATCTGACCGTTTCCAGCCACGCCGCGCTGTTCTCGGAGGCCTCCGAACGGCAACTCGACGCGTTGCACGCCGTGCCCGGCCCGGACGGGAGGGCGGTGCAGATGGCCGGACTCGCGCAGATCAACCGGGACAGCGTCGCGGCGATCACCTCCCGGATTCCGCTGGTGTTGACGGTGATCGGGGTGGTGACCTTCGTGCTGCTGTTCCTGCTCACCGGCAGCGTCGTGCTGCCGCTCAAGGCGCTGGTGCTCAACGTGTTGTCGTTGACCGCAGCGTTCGGGGCACTGGTCTGGATCTTCCAGGACGGTCATCTGGGGGCCTTCGGCACCACCCCGACCGGCACCCTGGTCGCCAACATGCCGGTGCTGTTGTTCTGCATCGCGTTCGGGTTGTCGATGGACTACGAGGTGTTCCTGCTCTCCCGCATCCGGGAGTACTGGTTGGACTCGGCGCAGACCAGCGCCGACAACGACGACAGCGTCGCGCTCGGACTGGCCCGCACCGGCCGGGTCATCACCGCCGCGGCGCTGATCATGTCGATCTCGTTCGCCGGGCTGATCGCCGCGCAGGTGTCGTTCATGCGCATGTTCGGGGTGGGGTTGACCGTGGCGATCCTCGTCGACGCCACCCTGGTGCGGATGGTGTTGGTGCCGGCGTTCATGCACGTGCTGGGCCGCTGGAACTGGTGGGCACCGCCCGCGCTGACCCGGCTGCACGGCCGCATCGGTATCAGCGAGACGAGCGCCTAAGGTGAGGGCGAGACCACACGGCACCGGAGGGACTTCGTGAGCGGCACCGCACCCGTCAACCACCCGTTTTTCGCTCGGATCTGGACCTACCTGTCGGCCCATGAGACCGCGTGGCTGCACGACCGGCGTCGGGAGAACCTGGCCGGGCTGACCGGACGGGTGCTGGAGGTGGGGGCCGGAACCGGCACCAACTTCGCGTTCTACCCCGCCACGGTGACCCAGGTGGTGGCCGTCGAACCGGAGCCGCGGCTGCGGGAGGCGGCCGGGCGCGCCGCGGCCGCCGCGCCGGTTCCGGTGCAGGTGCGCGCCGGCACCGCCGAGGACCTCGTGCCCGACGACCCGTTCGACGCGGTGGTGTGTTCGCTGATGCTCTGCTCGGTCGCCGATCCGCCCGCGGTGTTACGTCGGCTCGCCGCCCACCTGCGCGACGGCGGGGAACTGCGCTACTTCGAGCACGTCGCGAGCAGCGGCGCCCGCGGCGGGTTGCAGCGCGCCGTGGACGCCACGTTCTGGCCCCGGCTGTTCGGGAACTGTCACACCCACCGCGACACCGAGGCCAGCATCACCGCGGCCGGTTTCGTGCCCCAGCAGTCGCGCCGCGGCCACCAGTTCCCGGTCTGGGCGCCGGTGCCGGTCTCGGAGTTCGTGCTGGGCCGTGCGTTGAAACCGGCCTGATCCGGCCGTCCTCAGCGCTCACCGAGCAGCGTCGGCAGGCGCTGCAGCAGGGTGGGCAACGCGCGGCTGGCCGATTCGCGCACCACGACGGTGGCGCTGCCCGACAGCGGGGTCGGCTCCGGGTTGACCTCGACGACCGCCGTGCCGCGCGCCAGCGCCATCTCCGGCAGCCCCGCCGCCGGATAGACGATCGAGGAGGTGCCGACCACCACCACGA
This sequence is a window from Mycolicibacillus parakoreensis. Protein-coding genes within it:
- a CDS encoding MMPL family transporter translates to MLHRIALLALTAPRRVVAVAALVMVGAAVFGVPVAGTLSAGGFQDPAAESAQATALLTEKFRQSDQQLLVLLTADAGVGAKPVARVGADITDQLTASRWVLSVTSAWTPGPQAAELTSRDGRSGLIVANLAGGENNAQRYADALAADLPDDSDGVQVRAGGSAMVYAQINQQTEHDLLLMESIAIPLSFLVLVWVFGGLLAAALPVAVGALAIVGSMAVLRLITFTTDVSIFALNLTVAMGLALAIDYTLLIVSRYRDELADGVDPERALIRTVATAGRTVLFSAVTVALSVSAMVLFPMYFLRSFAYAGVATVAFAAIAAVVVTPAVIVLFGPRLNMLDVRALARRLLRRAVPPRRPVRELFWYRWSSAVMRRAVPVGAAVVLLLLVLGAPFLGVRWGFPDERVLPASASAHQVGDQLREDFAGDSATAVTVVVPDADGLDPAALDRYGAALSRVGDVAAVSTPTATFVDGGAYGPPTAGGRADGSAYLTVSSHAALFSEASERQLDALHAVPGPDGRAVQMAGLAQINRDSVAAITSRIPLVLTVIGVVTFVLLFLLTGSVVLPLKALVLNVLSLTAAFGALVWIFQDGHLGAFGTTPTGTLVANMPVLLFCIAFGLSMDYEVFLLSRIREYWLDSAQTSADNDDSVALGLARTGRVITAAALIMSISFAGLIAAQVSFMRMFGVGLTVAILVDATLVRMVLVPAFMHVLGRWNWWAPPALTRLHGRIGISETSA
- a CDS encoding class I SAM-dependent methyltransferase yields the protein MSGTAPVNHPFFARIWTYLSAHETAWLHDRRRENLAGLTGRVLEVGAGTGTNFAFYPATVTQVVAVEPEPRLREAAGRAAAAAPVPVQVRAGTAEDLVPDDPFDAVVCSLMLCSVADPPAVLRRLAAHLRDGGELRYFEHVASSGARGGLQRAVDATFWPRLFGNCHTHRDTEASITAAGFVPQQSRRGHQFPVWAPVPVSEFVLGRALKPA